One window of Kosakonia cowanii JCM 10956 = DSM 18146 genomic DNA carries:
- a CDS encoding GlxA family transcriptional regulator yields MKTFLIIVPDGGMLFESAGIADILMQANRLHPDGTGEPRYTLRIATTQPHPVIHGQSGLNLLADHRLPEIDPRKPWDTIMITGRGNDEEEGTAVVDWLRLAAPHARRVVSICGGAMLLAQAGLLDGRRATTHWRLLETMQRCYPAITVESGPLYIQDGPVWTSGGVSSGFDLTLALVEEDYGFTLARDVAQDLVMYLRRPGGQLQFSRYHLQQAENSGPISTLQSWILQNLAADLSVEALAEQVAMSPRNFTRVFTRETGISPARYVAEARLAAARDRLEQSRDTLERIALQTGFGSSINLRRTFERQLHLTPGEYRQRFHRRTLA; encoded by the coding sequence ATGAAAACCTTCCTGATTATTGTGCCTGATGGCGGCATGCTGTTTGAATCCGCCGGTATTGCCGACATTCTGATGCAGGCCAATCGCCTGCACCCGGACGGCACCGGTGAACCCCGTTATACCCTGCGTATTGCCACCACCCAACCTCACCCGGTGATCCATGGCCAGTCCGGTTTAAACCTGTTAGCCGACCATCGGCTGCCGGAGATCGATCCGCGCAAGCCCTGGGACACCATTATGATCACCGGTCGCGGTAACGACGAAGAGGAAGGCACGGCGGTCGTGGACTGGCTGCGTCTTGCCGCTCCCCATGCGCGCCGCGTGGTCTCCATCTGCGGCGGTGCGATGCTGCTGGCGCAGGCGGGTCTGCTGGATGGCCGCCGGGCGACAACACACTGGCGGCTGCTGGAGACGATGCAGCGCTGTTACCCCGCTATCACGGTTGAAAGCGGCCCGCTCTATATTCAGGATGGCCCGGTCTGGACCTCCGGCGGCGTCAGCTCCGGGTTCGATCTTACCCTTGCGCTGGTGGAAGAGGATTACGGGTTTACCCTCGCCCGCGATGTGGCGCAGGATCTGGTGATGTATCTGCGCCGCCCCGGCGGGCAACTACAGTTTAGCCGCTACCATCTGCAACAGGCCGAAAACAGCGGGCCAATCAGCACGCTGCAAAGCTGGATATTGCAAAACCTCGCGGCGGATTTAAGCGTTGAGGCGCTGGCCGAACAGGTGGCGATGAGCCCGCGCAATTTCACCCGCGTCTTTACCCGCGAAACCGGCATCTCCCCGGCGCGTTATGTTGCCGAAGCGCGCCTTGCCGCCGCGCGCGACAGGCTTGAGCAGAGCCGCGACACGCTGGAGCGCATCGCCCTGCAAACCGGCTTTGGCAGCAGCATCAACCTGCGCCGCACCTTTGAGCGCCAGTTGCACCTCACCCCCGGCGAATATCGCCAGCGTTTCCACCGCCGCACTTTGGCGTAA
- the adhP gene encoding alcohol dehydrogenase AdhP, translating to MQLKSMKAAVVKAFGQPLVIEEVMVPAVAPGKILVKIAATGVCHTDLHAAEGDWPVKPNPPFIPGHEGVGHVVAVGAGVTHIKEGDRVGVPWLYSACGHCEHCLGGWETLCHGQQNSGYSVNGSFAEYCLADANYVGILPDNVGFNEIAPILCAGVTVYKGLKMTEASAGQWVVISGIGGLGHLAIQYAVAMGMNVAAVDIDDEKLAFARRLGASVVVNALNEDPGTRFHEEFGGAHGVLVTAVSPKAFAQATTMMRRGGTMVLNGLPPGTFDLSIFNMVLDGITVRGSIVGTRKDLQEALDFAGRNKVHAEIAVEPLENINDIFDRMRAGKITGRIVVDMAM from the coding sequence ATGCAACTGAAAAGCATGAAGGCCGCCGTCGTGAAGGCGTTTGGTCAACCGTTGGTGATTGAAGAGGTGATGGTGCCTGCCGTGGCACCGGGCAAGATCCTGGTCAAAATCGCTGCCACCGGCGTGTGCCATACGGATCTGCACGCCGCGGAAGGTGACTGGCCGGTAAAACCCAACCCGCCGTTTATTCCGGGCCATGAGGGCGTTGGCCATGTGGTTGCGGTGGGCGCAGGCGTGACGCATATCAAAGAGGGCGATCGCGTCGGCGTGCCGTGGCTCTACTCGGCCTGCGGGCATTGCGAACACTGCCTCGGCGGCTGGGAGACGCTGTGCCATGGCCAGCAGAACTCTGGTTACTCGGTTAACGGCAGCTTCGCCGAATATTGCCTGGCGGATGCTAACTACGTCGGCATCCTGCCGGATAATGTCGGTTTCAACGAAATCGCGCCGATTCTCTGCGCCGGGGTGACAGTCTATAAAGGGCTGAAGATGACCGAAGCCTCCGCCGGGCAGTGGGTGGTGATCTCCGGGATTGGCGGGCTGGGGCATTTAGCCATTCAGTATGCGGTGGCGATGGGGATGAATGTCGCGGCGGTCGATATTGACGATGAGAAACTGGCGTTTGCCCGCCGTCTTGGGGCGTCAGTGGTGGTAAATGCCCTTAACGAAGATCCCGGCACGCGTTTTCACGAGGAGTTTGGCGGCGCGCACGGCGTGCTGGTCACGGCGGTGTCGCCGAAGGCCTTCGCGCAGGCCACTACCATGATGCGGCGTGGCGGCACCATGGTGCTCAACGGTCTGCCGCCAGGCACGTTCGATCTGTCGATCTTCAATATGGTGCTGGATGGCATTACGGTGCGCGGGTCGATTGTCGGTACGCGTAAGGATCTGCAGGAGGCGCTCGATTTCGCCGGGCGCAACAAGGTGCATGCCGAGATCGCCGTGGAGCCGCTGGAGAACATCAACGACATTTTCGATCGTATGCGCGCCGGGAAGATCACCGGCCGTATTGTGGTGGATATGGCGATGTAA
- the gap gene encoding type I glyceraldehyde-3-phosphate dehydrogenase, with amino-acid sequence MVKVGINGFGRIGRNVLRAALGNADVEIVAINDLTDSKTLAHLLKYDSLSGTLPVPVEAGEGELRVDGKTIRVFSERDPAAIPWREVGAEIVIEATGFFTDREKAAVHISSGGAKRVIISAPGKNDDLTIVLGVNDGQYDPQKHLVVSNGSCTTNGLAPAAQVLHQHFGIEHGLMNTTHAYTNSQALHDQPEKDLRGARAAALSIVPYSSGAAKALGKVIPELEGRLTGYSLRVPVPVVSIVDLTVTLKRDVTADEVNNAFREAAAAGPLQGILGYSDEPLVSSDYQGDARSSIIDGLSTLVIGGNMVKILAWYDNEWGFSNRLVELAALMAKRGL; translated from the coding sequence ATGGTTAAGGTTGGCATTAATGGTTTTGGCCGTATCGGCCGCAACGTGTTACGAGCAGCGCTGGGCAATGCAGACGTTGAGATCGTGGCGATTAACGATCTCACCGACAGTAAAACCCTCGCGCACCTGCTGAAGTACGACTCGCTTTCCGGCACACTCCCGGTGCCGGTTGAGGCGGGCGAAGGCGAACTGCGGGTTGATGGCAAAACGATCCGCGTGTTTAGCGAGCGCGATCCGGCAGCGATCCCGTGGCGCGAGGTGGGCGCAGAGATAGTGATCGAAGCGACCGGCTTTTTTACCGACCGTGAGAAAGCGGCGGTACATATCAGCAGCGGCGGCGCAAAGCGGGTGATTATCTCCGCGCCGGGTAAAAACGACGATTTAACCATTGTGCTGGGCGTGAACGATGGGCAGTACGATCCGCAAAAACACCTCGTGGTGAGCAACGGCAGCTGCACTACCAACGGCCTGGCTCCCGCCGCCCAGGTGCTGCACCAGCACTTTGGCATTGAGCATGGCCTGATGAACACCACCCATGCTTACACCAACAGCCAGGCGCTGCACGACCAGCCAGAGAAAGATCTGCGCGGTGCGCGTGCGGCGGCGCTCTCAATTGTCCCCTACTCCAGCGGCGCGGCGAAAGCGCTGGGGAAAGTGATCCCGGAGCTCGAAGGTCGCCTGACCGGGTATTCGTTACGCGTGCCGGTGCCGGTGGTGTCGATTGTTGACCTGACCGTAACCCTGAAGCGCGATGTGACGGCAGATGAAGTGAATAACGCCTTCCGCGAAGCCGCTGCCGCCGGGCCATTGCAAGGGATCCTCGGTTACAGCGATGAGCCGCTGGTCTCCAGTGATTATCAGGGCGATGCGCGTTCATCGATTATCGACGGGCTCTCAACGCTGGTGATTGGCGGCAATATGGTGAAAATCCTCGCCTGGTACGATAACGAGTGGGGATTCTCCAACCGGCTGGTGGAGCTTGCGGCACTGATGGCGAAACGCGGGCTATAA
- a CDS encoding aldehyde dehydrogenase family protein translates to MKYLHPGLDGAKVSYKPRYGNYIGGEFVDPIEGRWFTNTSPVTGEVIAEFPRSGSEDIEKALDAAHAAAESWGKTSVQDRANVLLKIADRIEANLELLALTETWDNGKPIRETLGADIPLAVDHFRYFAGCVRAQEGTAAEIDSNTVAYHIYEPLGVVGQIIPWNFPILMAAWKLAPALAAGNCVVLKPAEQTPLGICVLMEVIGDLLPKGVLNVVHGFGMEAGEPLARSKRIEKIAFTGSTPIGRHILACAAENIIPSTVELGGKSPNIYFEDVLNGDAEYIDKAIEGVVLGFFNQGEVCTCPSRVLVQESIYPQFIEKVIARMENIRKGDPFDTDTMIGAQASQEQYDKILSYINIAREEGGEIIAGGAHLEHGDKLEKGYYIQPTLIKGHNKMRCFQEEIFGPVIGITTFKDEAEALQIANDTEYGLGAGLWTLDINRAWRMGRAIKAGRVWTNCYHLYPAHAAFGGYKNSGVGRETHKLALSHYQQIKNLLVSYSGSPLGLY, encoded by the coding sequence ATGAAATATCTGCACCCTGGCCTTGATGGCGCGAAAGTCTCTTATAAGCCGCGTTATGGCAACTATATTGGCGGCGAATTTGTCGATCCGATTGAGGGCCGCTGGTTTACGAATACCTCGCCGGTGACCGGAGAGGTAATTGCCGAGTTCCCGCGCTCCGGGTCGGAAGATATCGAAAAAGCGCTCGACGCCGCCCATGCCGCCGCCGAGAGCTGGGGCAAAACCAGCGTGCAGGATCGCGCCAATGTGCTGCTGAAAATTGCCGATCGCATCGAAGCCAACCTTGAGCTGCTGGCGTTAACGGAAACCTGGGACAACGGCAAGCCGATTCGCGAAACGCTGGGTGCCGATATTCCTCTTGCTGTCGATCACTTCCGCTATTTTGCCGGCTGCGTCCGCGCGCAGGAGGGGACAGCGGCAGAGATCGACAGCAATACCGTCGCATACCATATCTATGAACCGCTCGGCGTGGTCGGGCAGATTATCCCGTGGAACTTCCCGATCCTGATGGCCGCCTGGAAGCTGGCGCCCGCGCTGGCCGCCGGTAACTGCGTGGTGCTGAAACCTGCTGAGCAGACGCCGCTGGGCATCTGCGTGCTGATGGAAGTGATTGGCGATCTGTTGCCGAAAGGTGTGCTGAACGTGGTGCACGGTTTCGGTATGGAAGCGGGCGAGCCGCTGGCGCGCAGCAAGCGCATCGAGAAGATTGCCTTTACCGGCTCAACGCCGATTGGCCGCCACATCCTGGCCTGCGCGGCTGAAAACATCATCCCCAGCACCGTCGAACTGGGCGGTAAATCCCCCAATATCTACTTTGAAGATGTGCTTAATGGCGACGCCGAGTATATCGATAAAGCGATCGAAGGGGTGGTGCTCGGCTTCTTCAACCAGGGCGAAGTCTGCACCTGCCCGTCGCGCGTGCTGGTGCAGGAGTCCATCTACCCGCAGTTTATTGAAAAAGTGATTGCCCGCATGGAGAACATCCGTAAAGGCGACCCGTTCGACACCGACACCATGATTGGCGCGCAGGCATCCCAGGAGCAGTACGATAAAATCCTCTCCTACATCAATATCGCCCGTGAAGAGGGCGGCGAAATTATCGCTGGCGGCGCGCACCTTGAGCATGGCGATAAGCTGGAAAAGGGCTACTACATTCAGCCGACGCTGATCAAAGGCCACAACAAAATGCGCTGCTTCCAGGAGGAGATCTTCGGGCCTGTGATCGGTATCACCACCTTTAAAGATGAGGCGGAAGCGCTGCAAATTGCCAACGATACAGAATATGGCCTCGGTGCCGGGCTGTGGACGCTGGATATCAACCGCGCGTGGCGTATGGGGCGTGCGATTAAAGCGGGTCGTGTCTGGACCAACTGCTACCACCTCTACCCGGCGCATGCGGCGTTCGGCGGCTACAAAAACTCAGGCGTGGGGCGTGAAACCCACAAACTGGCGCTCAGCCACTATCAGCAGATCAAAAACCTGCTGGTCAGCTACAGCGGTTCCCCGCTGGGTCTCTATTGA
- a CDS encoding sigma-54-dependent Fis family transcriptional regulator encodes MPSRARSLSPASHEVSLPHQLEDSWQRSSRYGLTRDDDVQPWVASSLLNDARAENGWVNHLVAPLLARLRPQLSSHPSILVLSDATGLVLETYGNSDFLHKAQRFALSPGHLWGEHARGTNAIGTALALQCHCEVSGGEHFLSRNAGLFCSAAPVFRPDGQIAGVLDLSTPAQTPRRDASALIRRAVCQIEHSWASSALGANRWLLSLHHDRAVLGSAQELLLIFEENTLLGANRLAMEEFSLTANHFGAMEIDTLFPGFSAKAGECALESSHARHYFARQTLPARRYSAPRTVYQPDHMAREKEKALRIVNAGIALCITGETGCGKEHLARELFQRSQWHEGKFVAINCAALPEPLIESELFGYVPGAFTGANPKGYIGKCREADGGVLFLDEIGDMPLALQTRLLRVLQEKRVTPLGANSSMEVNFTLICATHQDLAARVQAGSFREDLLYRIQEFHLPIPPLRAWPHLPGFIEKLWHELGAARRGLTLSDEVLNALAQRPWPGNVRQLLSQLRVLMALAEDGDRITLSDLPGEPVSAIKTDTAPQADARQAIAEAQGNMSLAAKKLGISRSTLYRRLEKEQPGR; translated from the coding sequence ATGCCATCACGCGCCCGATCGTTGTCCCCCGCCTCGCACGAGGTCAGCCTGCCACATCAACTGGAAGATTCCTGGCAGCGCAGTTCACGTTATGGATTAACCCGGGATGATGACGTGCAGCCCTGGGTGGCCTCCTCTCTGCTCAATGACGCCCGCGCGGAGAATGGCTGGGTGAACCACCTGGTCGCCCCGCTGCTGGCGCGCCTGCGTCCGCAACTCTCCAGCCATCCGTCGATTCTGGTGTTGTCCGATGCCACCGGCCTGGTGCTGGAGACCTACGGGAATAGCGACTTTCTGCATAAAGCGCAGCGTTTTGCCCTCTCGCCGGGCCATTTGTGGGGCGAACACGCGCGCGGCACCAATGCCATCGGCACGGCGCTGGCATTACAGTGCCACTGCGAAGTCTCCGGCGGCGAACACTTTCTCAGCCGTAACGCCGGGCTATTCTGCTCCGCCGCGCCGGTGTTTCGCCCCGATGGGCAGATTGCTGGCGTACTGGATCTCTCCACCCCGGCTCAGACCCCGCGCCGCGATGCTTCGGCATTGATCCGCCGTGCGGTGTGCCAGATTGAACATAGCTGGGCCAGCAGCGCGCTCGGCGCAAACCGGTGGTTGTTAAGCCTGCATCACGATCGGGCGGTGCTCGGCAGCGCGCAGGAGCTGCTGCTTATTTTTGAAGAGAACACCCTGCTCGGCGCGAACCGGCTGGCGATGGAGGAGTTTTCCCTTACCGCCAACCACTTTGGCGCGATGGAGATCGACACCCTCTTCCCCGGTTTCAGTGCAAAAGCCGGTGAGTGCGCCCTCGAATCGAGCCACGCGCGCCACTACTTTGCCCGCCAGACGCTGCCCGCCCGGCGCTACAGCGCGCCGCGTACGGTGTATCAGCCGGATCACATGGCGCGCGAAAAAGAGAAAGCGCTGCGCATCGTTAATGCCGGTATCGCCCTGTGTATTACGGGTGAAACGGGCTGCGGCAAAGAGCATCTGGCGCGTGAGCTTTTTCAGCGCAGCCAGTGGCATGAGGGGAAATTTGTCGCCATCAACTGCGCGGCGCTGCCGGAGCCGTTGATTGAGTCTGAACTCTTCGGCTATGTCCCCGGCGCGTTTACCGGCGCAAACCCGAAGGGGTATATCGGTAAATGCCGCGAAGCCGATGGCGGCGTGCTGTTCCTGGATGAGATTGGCGATATGCCGCTGGCGCTGCAAACCCGCTTGCTGCGCGTGCTACAGGAGAAGCGCGTGACGCCGCTCGGCGCCAACAGCAGCATGGAGGTCAACTTCACGCTGATTTGTGCCACCCACCAGGATCTCGCCGCGCGCGTGCAGGCCGGCAGCTTCCGCGAGGATCTGCTCTATCGCATTCAGGAGTTTCACCTGCCGATCCCGCCGCTGCGCGCATGGCCGCACCTGCCGGGCTTTATTGAAAAATTGTGGCATGAACTGGGTGCTGCCCGCCGCGGGCTGACATTAAGCGATGAGGTGCTCAACGCACTGGCGCAGCGACCGTGGCCCGGCAATGTGCGCCAGTTGCTGAGCCAGCTGCGCGTACTGATGGCGCTGGCGGAAGATGGCGATCGCATTACGCTTAGCGATCTGCCGGGCGAACCGGTCAGCGCCATAAAAACAGATACAGCACCGCAGGCCGATGCCCGGCAGGCGATTGCCGAAGCGCAGGGCAATATGAGCCTGGCGGCGAAGAAGCTGGGCATTTCGCGCAGCACGCTCTACCGGCGGCTGGAGAAGGAGCAGCCAGGCCGCTAA
- a CDS encoding S1 family peptidase has translation MASASDRMVRIVNGTPAQPGEFPEFITINANNTLAGHRCGGVLVNSRWILTAAHCATTFDLTEANILIGAESYQPLKIKESVPVEKVVVHPSYDESTMEGTAKYDIALIKLARETTSTDFALLAGNNPGDEPPAALTDIPLTGVGFGVNENGLQPNVLYKGHLSVLPDSQCIDVPQFYPPTYFEPQMHICAGYATAGGDSGGPLFADYNGSRYVVGIVSRDLILPAQQFTRVSYYADWINATVAG, from the coding sequence ATGGCTTCAGCCAGTGACCGCATGGTCAGGATCGTCAACGGCACACCGGCGCAACCCGGCGAATTTCCTGAGTTTATCACCATCAACGCCAACAATACGCTCGCCGGGCACCGCTGCGGTGGCGTACTGGTTAATTCCCGCTGGATATTAACCGCCGCGCACTGCGCCACCACATTTGATTTAACCGAAGCCAATATTTTAATTGGCGCGGAGAGTTACCAGCCGCTAAAAATAAAAGAGAGTGTGCCGGTTGAGAAAGTTGTTGTGCACCCCTCATATGATGAGTCGACAATGGAGGGCACGGCAAAATACGATATCGCTTTAATTAAACTGGCCCGTGAAACCACCAGCACCGATTTTGCGCTGCTGGCCGGAAATAACCCGGGCGATGAGCCACCCGCAGCGCTGACGGATATTCCACTGACCGGCGTGGGTTTTGGCGTGAATGAAAATGGTCTGCAACCTAATGTGCTCTATAAAGGGCACCTGAGCGTGCTGCCAGATAGCCAGTGTATCGATGTCCCGCAGTTCTATCCGCCGACCTATTTCGAGCCGCAGATGCATATCTGTGCTGGTTACGCCACCGCCGGGGGCGATTCTGGCGGCCCGTTGTTTGCTGATTACAATGGCAGCCGTTACGTTGTCGGCATTGTCTCGCGGGATCTCATTCTGCCGGCGCAGCAGTTCACGCGCGTCAGCTACTATGCGGACTGGATCAATGCCACCGTTGCCGGGTAG